The following coding sequences are from one uncultured Fusobacterium sp. window:
- the nth gene encoding endonuclease III — protein MTKKDKVKKILEILHEKFGNPKCALDYQTPFELLVAVILSAQCTDVRVNMVTKEMYKKVNTPEQFAALPVEEIEEMIKSTGFFRNKAKNIKLCSEQLLSEYNGEIPQEMDKLVKLAGVGRKTANVVRGEIWGLADGITVDTHVKRLSNLIGLVKNDDPIKIEKDLMKIVPKESWIDFSHYLILQGRDKCIARRPKCSECEIKEYCNYGKNKDK, from the coding sequence ATGACAAAAAAAGATAAAGTAAAAAAAATACTTGAAATATTACATGAAAAGTTTGGTAATCCTAAGTGTGCTTTAGATTATCAAACTCCTTTTGAGCTTCTTGTGGCTGTTATTCTGTCTGCTCAATGTACAGATGTAAGAGTTAATATGGTAACTAAAGAGATGTACAAAAAAGTTAATACTCCAGAACAATTTGCTGCTCTTCCAGTTGAAGAGATAGAAGAGATGATAAAGAGTACAGGATTTTTTAGAAATAAAGCTAAAAACATAAAGCTTTGCAGTGAACAACTTTTATCTGAATATAATGGTGAAATTCCACAGGAGATGGATAAACTTGTAAAATTAGCAGGTGTTGGAAGAAAAACAGCTAATGTTGTAAGAGGAGAGATATGGGGATTAGCAGATGGAATAACTGTTGATACTCATGTAAAAAGATTATCTAATTTAATAGGGTTGGTAAAAAATGATGATCCTATAAAAATAGAAAAAGATCTTATGAAAATAGTTCCAAAAGAATCTTGGATAGACTTTTCTCACTATTTAATTTTACAGGGAAGAGACAAATGTATAGCTAGACGACCTAAGTGTAGTGAATGTGAGATAAAAGAGTATTGTAACTATGGAAAAAATAAAGATAAATAA